The proteins below come from a single Edaphobacter acidisoli genomic window:
- a CDS encoding S41 family peptidase — MFAVAAMVAALCAQETPIMLAQAAPDGQRTTEHRLTQAERAEVIHALLKSMESDYILPDVAKQMAQAIREHQARHEYDSITDGEQFAKTLTQDLQAVSHDHHLGVDYSAEFVSDRPMDKPSPEDIRKFRLQGERRNFEYRRIEVLPGNVGLLQVDGFYPAEYVREIVAGAAGFLSHTDAVILDFRQNHGGMVDGPLLLESYFFKEMTHISDSYNRAENSTQQFWTMPVVPGPSLADKDLYILTSHDTFSAPEAFAYDMQALGRAKVVGEVTGGGAHGTKPYRLSAHFIASIPFNRGTSPVTHTDYEGVGVKPDVQVPASEALLTAHILALHGILARTTGDPGRKAELEKLIEDLEAKQKSGGVEE; from the coding sequence ATGTTTGCAGTGGCCGCAATGGTGGCGGCCTTGTGCGCACAAGAGACTCCCATCATGCTTGCGCAAGCTGCGCCGGATGGACAGAGGACAACAGAACACCGATTGACCCAGGCGGAACGCGCTGAGGTTATCCATGCGCTCCTGAAGTCGATGGAATCGGACTACATCCTGCCCGACGTTGCAAAGCAGATGGCCCAGGCGATCCGCGAGCATCAGGCCAGGCATGAATACGATTCGATTACGGACGGCGAACAATTCGCTAAGACTTTAACCCAGGACCTTCAAGCCGTGAGTCACGATCACCACCTGGGAGTCGACTATTCCGCCGAGTTCGTGAGTGATCGGCCCATGGACAAACCCTCGCCGGAAGACATTCGCAAGTTCCGCCTGCAGGGTGAGCGGCGGAATTTTGAGTATCGCAGGATCGAGGTTCTTCCGGGGAACGTCGGGTTGTTACAGGTGGACGGATTTTATCCTGCGGAGTACGTGCGCGAGATCGTGGCAGGAGCCGCCGGATTTCTTTCGCACACAGACGCAGTCATTCTCGATTTCCGGCAAAACCACGGCGGCATGGTAGATGGGCCACTGCTGCTCGAGAGTTATTTTTTCAAGGAAATGACCCACATCTCTGATTCCTACAACCGGGCCGAGAACTCGACCCAGCAGTTCTGGACGATGCCGGTTGTGCCCGGCCCGAGCCTGGCAGACAAGGACCTCTATATTTTGACGAGCCATGACACGTTTTCTGCGCCCGAAGCGTTTGCCTACGATATGCAGGCGCTGGGACGCGCAAAGGTCGTGGGAGAAGTCACAGGCGGAGGAGCTCACGGAACAAAGCCTTATCGCTTGAGCGCTCATTTTATCGCGTCCATCCCATTTAACCGGGGAACCAGCCCTGTCACGCATACGGACTACGAAGGCGTCGGAGTGAAGCCGGATGTACAGGTTCCAGCCAGCGAGGCGTTGCTGACAGCACATATTCTGGCGTTACATGGCATCCTGGCACGCACAACCGGCGATCCAGGGCGAAAAGCGGAATTGGAAAAGTTGATTGAAGATCTGGAAGCAAAACAAAAGAGCGGCGGCGTAGAAGAATGA
- a CDS encoding glycoside hydrolase family 3 C-terminal domain-containing protein, which translates to MHTKPLAAALALAAFALTPAIAQTQQYKYPFQNPTLPAAQRISNIVSLMTTEEKIDFLSTDTSVKRLGIPSFGSSEGIHGVVQRDEPTGPYAHPAIPTTQFPQPPGMGATWDPSLVREAAAVEGHEARFITQTAKYHHPMLMLWGPQADLARDPRWGRSEEVYGEDPFLNGTMVTAFIHGLQGDDPHYWQAASLMKHFLANSNENNRTKTSSDFDQRLFWEYYSVPFRMGFLDGGGTGVMASYNAWNGTHMAVNPVIQSVVIDKWKAHVVSSDGGAVRALVTDSHSFPNQQAAVVACLKNGINQFLDTYKDETRAALKAGTITEADLNELVRRKLYVTLKLGLLDPPQMVPYSSVKDSPEPWNTEADRAVSKKIALESIVLLKNEANTLPLDKQSLKSIAVIGPLANSVHWDWYGGTPPYAITPLEGIQKAVGPETKVLYAADETNHAAVDAARKAQVAVVFVGNDPTCGPDMAHDWTGNGTLPCTVPSDGREGRDRESIDLGQQEQLVKQVYAVNPHTVVVLISSFPFAINWTQANIPAILHMAHASQDEGTALAEVLFGDSNPGGHLTTTWPRSLAELPPMMDYNIRDGRTYMYFKGQPLYPFGFGLSYTTFKLSNLKPSATHLAKDGTLNVSVDVTNTGTRTGDEVVQLYVQHLKSKVSRPHEELEGFDRVTLQPGETKTVEIPLKAEALAYWNEQQQKFVVESEPVKLLVGDSSADIKLSTTIQIQ; encoded by the coding sequence ATGCACACCAAACCTCTCGCCGCTGCCCTCGCTCTCGCCGCCTTCGCACTCACTCCAGCCATCGCGCAGACGCAGCAATACAAGTACCCATTCCAAAACCCAACCCTCCCCGCAGCCCAGCGCATCTCGAACATCGTCTCGCTCATGACCACCGAGGAGAAGATCGACTTCCTCTCGACCGACACCTCCGTCAAGCGCCTCGGCATCCCCAGCTTCGGCAGCTCCGAAGGCATCCACGGCGTCGTCCAGCGCGACGAGCCCACCGGCCCCTACGCCCACCCAGCCATCCCCACCACGCAGTTCCCGCAACCTCCCGGCATGGGAGCAACCTGGGACCCATCCCTCGTCCGCGAAGCCGCCGCCGTCGAAGGCCACGAGGCCCGCTTCATCACCCAGACCGCGAAGTATCACCACCCCATGCTGATGCTCTGGGGCCCACAGGCCGACCTCGCCCGCGACCCACGCTGGGGCCGCTCCGAGGAGGTCTACGGCGAAGACCCATTCCTCAACGGCACCATGGTCACGGCCTTCATCCACGGCCTCCAAGGCGACGACCCCCACTACTGGCAGGCCGCCTCGCTCATGAAGCACTTCCTCGCCAACTCCAACGAGAACAACCGCACCAAAACCTCCTCCGACTTCGACCAGCGCCTCTTCTGGGAGTACTACTCCGTCCCCTTCCGCATGGGCTTCCTCGACGGCGGCGGCACCGGCGTCATGGCCAGCTACAACGCCTGGAACGGCACCCACATGGCCGTCAACCCCGTCATCCAAAGCGTAGTCATCGACAAGTGGAAAGCCCATGTCGTCTCCAGCGACGGAGGCGCTGTCCGCGCGCTCGTCACCGATTCGCACAGCTTCCCCAACCAGCAGGCCGCCGTCGTAGCGTGTCTCAAAAACGGCATCAACCAGTTCCTCGACACCTACAAAGACGAGACCCGCGCCGCATTAAAAGCAGGCACCATCACCGAAGCCGACCTCAACGAGCTAGTCCGCCGCAAACTCTACGTCACGCTGAAACTCGGCCTGCTCGACCCGCCGCAGATGGTGCCCTACAGCAGCGTCAAAGACTCACCCGAACCCTGGAACACCGAAGCCGACCGCGCCGTCTCCAAAAAGATCGCACTCGAATCCATCGTCCTGCTCAAAAACGAAGCCAACACCCTGCCACTCGACAAGCAATCACTCAAGTCCATCGCCGTCATCGGCCCGCTCGCCAACTCCGTCCACTGGGACTGGTACGGCGGCACACCACCCTACGCCATCACGCCGCTCGAAGGCATACAGAAAGCAGTCGGCCCCGAAACCAAAGTCCTCTACGCAGCAGACGAGACGAACCACGCCGCTGTCGATGCCGCGCGCAAAGCGCAAGTCGCGGTCGTCTTCGTCGGCAACGACCCCACCTGCGGCCCCGACATGGCGCACGACTGGACCGGCAACGGCACGCTCCCCTGCACCGTCCCCAGCGACGGACGCGAAGGCCGCGACCGCGAGAGCATTGACCTCGGCCAGCAGGAGCAGCTCGTCAAGCAGGTCTACGCCGTCAACCCGCACACCGTAGTCGTACTCATCTCCAGCTTCCCGTTCGCCATCAACTGGACCCAGGCCAACATCCCCGCGATTCTCCACATGGCGCACGCCTCGCAGGACGAAGGCACCGCTCTCGCCGAAGTCCTCTTCGGTGACTCGAACCCCGGCGGCCACCTCACCACCACCTGGCCCCGCTCGCTCGCCGAACTCCCGCCGATGATGGACTACAACATCCGCGACGGCCGCACCTACATGTACTTCAAAGGCCAGCCGCTCTACCCATTCGGCTTCGGCCTCAGTTACACCACATTCAAACTCTCGAACCTCAAACCCAGCGCCACGCACCTCGCCAAAGACGGCACCCTTAACGTGTCAGTCGACGTCACCAACACCGGCACACGCACAGGAGACGAGGTCGTCCAGCTCTACGTCCAGCACCTGAAGTCAAAAGTCTCGCGCCCCCACGAAGAGCTCGAAGGCTTCGACCGCGTCACCCTCCAACCCGGCGAAACCAAAACCGTCGAAATCCCGCTCAAAGCCGAAGCGCTCGCCTACTGGAACGAGCAGCAACAAAAATTCGTCGTAGAATCCGAGCCAGTCAAACTCCTCGTCGGCGACTCCTCCGCCGACATCAAACTCTCCACCACCATCCAGATTCAGTAG